The sequence AAATGGTGCCTCGGAGTCTTCTTTAAATTCACCATCAGTTGTTCTAGGAACTCCCATTGCATCAAAGATAGCATAATTTTCTTCATCCGTAATTTCTTCATAGGTTACATGGTTACCCGTAACTCTATTTCCAATTGTTATAAACTCAGAAATGGTCATCCGTTCCGGTCCATTAATATTTAAAATAGCTTCTTGATACTCGTTAGATGCTATCGAAAATGCAACAGCTTTAGCACAATCTTCACGTGAAATATATGCCATTTTTCCATCACCTTGGCTATTTTTTAGTACCCCATCACCCTTAACATAAGTGAAGTAATTTGTAATCATTGCTTCGGCATATTGAGAATTACGAAGAAAAATATAATCTAAACCGATACGTTTAATATATTCTTCCGTATAAATATGATCAATTTTTTCAATACTCGGATTTGATTCATCCGCTGCATTAACTAATGATGTATAAATGATTTGTTTTACGCCAGCTTTCTTAGCAGCGTCTATAACGTTTTTATGTGCACGTTGACGTTTCAATCCAACAAAAGGCATAGATATTAAAGCAAGTTTATCCGCACCAGTAAAAGCATCTACTAGACCATCCATTTTATTAAAATTGGTCACATGTGTTTCAATACCTTGTTCTTCATACTTTTTTAAAGCTGTAGGATTATAACTACAAAAAATAATTTTATCTTTATCAACCAATTCTAATAAATAGTCAGCTGCTTGCTTACCTAAATTTCCATCAATACCAGTCAATAATAATTTCCCCATAATTTCTAGCACTCCTTTTGAAAGTATCTATAACTAAACATTAAGTGAAACACTGAACAAATTCAAATACAAAAAACTTATAACCTATTGGGGAAACGAATCTTGTATTTGACGAAGAAATCGTTGTAATGATGGATTCGGATTATCTTTTAAATAGCCTATTTCTATGTTAAATGTATGATGTGAATCTTTTAATGGGATTAATCGAACCTCATCTTTTGGATATGCAAGGCTATAATTGTCTGGTAAAAATCCAATCAAATTCTCGGTTACTATATAAAATAACTCTGTTTCGACATCATCCACCATTTGCAGTATATTCGGCTCATAACCATCCTTTATCGCATTTTGAATCATTAAATAATAAGAGGTTCCAATCGCAGTTGAATTCAGCATGATAAGTGGATATTTATATAGTTCTTCTTTTGAGATAGTCTTATTATGAAAAAGGGTGTGTTGATTACCCACAACCGCACAATATCTTCCTCTATATAATGTATGTGTTAAAATATCCTCTTTTTCTTTAAATTCTGAATCAACAGCAATTGCAGCATCATATATCCCTTTTCTTAGAAATTCTGAAATATCCTTTAACAATACTTTATTTAATTTTAGGTTAATCGTTGGATTCAGCTCCTTAAACGAAGTAATAAAACGTAATAAAACTTGAATATCCGTCAAGGCCGAATATTCTATAGACAATAGTTGAGTATGACATTGCTGATAATTCTTCATCTGAGCTTGCATATGATTATATTGCTTCCAGAGCACAATCGCCTCTTCATAAAAAATCGAGCCAGCTTGTGTTGGTTCAATAGGAATTTGTTTTCTGTCAATCAATTGCATGTCAAACTCTTTTTCAAGTGAAGCAACTTGTTGGCTAATGGTAGTCTGAGATACATAATTCTTCTTTGCTGTTTCGGTAAAACTCCTACATTCAACTAAATCAATAAAATATTTAATTTTTTCAATATTCATCTTACAAACCTCATTTAATATGTTTTGTAATAATATAACCTGATGTGGGACTAAATTTTTGTATCTTTTTTTACGAAACTAGATTTTGCAGTTTATTTACTGCCACTGCATGTTATGAAAAATGTTTACTAATAATACGGTTGATTCTTATATATAAAAATCACATGATAGCTTCACATATGAACTAATGAATTGTGTTGCCTCAGGTTATATTTTACCACTTTCCCATGAAAAAACCGTTTTGTAAAAGTTTACTTAGGTATCCTACTATGATTTTATACGGTTCTGATAGAAGCTATTTTTATTAATAACGCCATTAAAATCTTAGAACAATTTTCATCCTTAAACCTACTCCTCTTAGGTCATTGGTTTAAAAAGATCTATCCTGGACAAACTAAAAAAATACCCATCCCCCATCTTATGTATAAGCCACTCACCAAAGAGGGGGCTTATGATATTTAATACATAATTTCTGACAAAGTAAATTTATTTAGATTAATAAGGTGGTTCCATGTCTGAATTTGTTTGTACGTGCCACCATATTTAACAGCCAGTTCACTGACCGAAACAACGGATGTATGGTTGCACTTGATTTTTTAACAGGAGAATCTGTTAACTTTATCTTCTTCCCTACAAATATTTTAATTGGATTCTTCATTTGGTTGATCTTAGCTACCATTGTTCCGTAACGTTTTGAATCACACTCACATCATAACAAAGGTGATTACATTTTTCTCTTCACGCTTTTAAGAATTACTTTACTCTGAGGGATACTAGGCATTCTTACCAAACTATAGCTTAAGTCCTGATTAGGCACATCATAATTCATTCGTTTAGCCAGATAATCCAGGCTCACTTTCATTACTTCGATAGTCACCCATTCTCCAGCACAACGGTGTCCCATAAAATACCCGCCACCACCCTGTGGAATAAAATCAAATGGGTTGGTCTCTCTTTTGGCAAAACGATTGGGCTGAAATTTTTCCGGATTTTCCCATATTTCAGCATCGTGATTAGTACCATAAAGGTCAAGCAAAGTTAATGTATCTTTTTCAAATTTATAGCCATTCCATGTAAAATCATTTTTTACCCGTGCTGCAACAAATGGGAAAAATGGATAAAATCTACGTACTTCCTGCACAAACATATCAGCGTAGTTTTCCTCATTCTCGGAGATCAGTTTCTTTCTTTCCTCTGGATAATGATGTATTGCCAATGCTAGAAAGTTAATGTATATTGCAATGGCAACGATTGGTCGCAAAATATTAAGCACTTCAACAGCAGCAATATTAGCATCAAGAAGATTTCCCGCTATATCACGATGCCAAGAAAATGTATGTAACGCAGTATGTTCCGGAATCTTTACATTTCCATTACGAACCTTATTTATAAGTTCAGCTGCCCACTTTTCTACGCGATTCCGTGAATTCCTTCCTCGCCAATGGTTTGGTCCAATGGCAGCTGGCGACTCAAACATTGCCCCTAAATCTTGTGCTAATTCTTTTACTTCATTTTCCTGAACAGGTACACCAGCCCACTCACATGCAATCTTGCACAACATTTCCCTTACTTCATTATAAAGAATCACCTCATCCATCTGCTCCCAATTACCCATAGCTATTTCCCATTGTCTTTTAGCAATATCAATGAGATTATCAAGTCTTGAAGAAGACATGATGGACATAAACATTTCCTTACGTTGTTTGTGATCATTTCCATCTAACATTTGTACACCATTTTTGCCGAACAATGTTTGTACTGCTCGATTTGGAGCCGCACCTTTTCTCTTAAACTTCTCCGCATCATAGAAAATTTTTGCAGCTTCTTTTCCTCCCATGCAGATCGCTTTCTTTCCAAGTAACCTGGTTGCAAAGATATCAGAATTAAAACTTTTACGTCTGTTTAAAATATACATATATCCTTCTCTAATCAAGCTTAAAGTATTATCTACCCCTTCTTCCAGAGGTATTTCTCTAATATTTTCCATCAGATCATCTCCGCTTTCTATTCATAACAGTCTTATTGTTTGTGAATAATTTATTTTTATGCTGCAAATCGATACGGATTTCAGCATAAAAACCATTCTTTTAAAGCATTCGATTGGTTTAATATAAAAACACCCATCAATTCTTCTTAGCAAAGATTATGGATGTACATTATTGCATTATGAAATAATAAATAGTTCGTTCATAAAATCTATCAGCAGGATTTGCTCTAAAAAAGGAAAATAAAATTAACTGATATACGGAACCAGTTCAAAAAAACTGTATAACTTTTCATTTGTTACCACCCTCATATGTCGCGATCATTTAAAATCAGATCGTAGAGGGAGTGAATGCCTGACTATTTAACAATATCACAAATTAGCTTTTGTCTATTTCTCCCGAAAAGCGGTGCTAAAATCTGATTCCTTCCTCTCTTACATATTATATTAAAGATAAAACAATGGATCGAAGAAAAAGAATTCATCATAATTTCTTATGATTATCGTTTCATGGATAAATGCAGGTAATTTTAATTATCATTGAAAAGGTATACATAAAAATTCAATTGCACGCTTTACATATTTTGCAATAGTAAACAAAACAAATGCAACAACTAGCATTACTGGGATACTTAGAAACCGAGGAATTGGCGTATTTGGCATAAATGTCATTTCAATTTGATCTACACCCATTGTACGCAAAATACTACCACCTAAACCAAAAATTGCAGTTCCTATTAAGCTTACATATAACACAACCAACACAAATAAACCAAGTGCAGCAAAAAAACGATAGACCCAAATCATTGTAACGTTTCCTTTACGATCTGCTTTACGGTTGCAGTATGTGCAATTGTGTATTGATGTTGATAAAATAAAGTCTCAATTTCACAATGTTCTCCAATAAATACATCATTCCCTCGTACTATATTGGCTTTCGTATGTATTAAGACTACAGTTTTTCCAGTGATCTCCTCACATATCAGGCGTTTTTTTAACGCAAAGCCTTTGCTCACTTCAATTGTAACAGAATTGATACGACCGATACGGCAAATACCTTTCATGATTATTTGACCATATCTTACTTTCAGACATTGTGCTTGTATGATGCCATGAACCCTCATATTCTTTACTGTTAGATGTGTTGCATTTATTGATCCAGTAACAGCCAAGCTATCTATTTCTGCTCGATCGACACGCAAATGGCCATCACTTTTTAACGTCTTAAACAGGGCTGTGTTATCCATAATACAGCTACCTGTAATCTCGGCTGAATCTGCTTCAACCGTTGCATAAAAATGATGATGTCCTTGTGCAGTTATTCTATCTGTTCTAATGGGTTCCCTTTGCTTACTTGCCCCCACTAAACTCATTTTTTTTGTCATCCTGTTATTTCAACTCCAATACATTTTAATAATTAAAATATATAGTAATTGAATTAATTTGTCAAATAAAAAACCAAGCTAGCATCTGTTACTAGCTTGGTTTCCCTAACGTAAAACTTTGTATCAAATTCCATCCTAATTTTTGTACTATATAAAAAAGAGCTTTATACTAAAAGCTCTACAATAAAATTCTACTCATTAATTCATTCACTTGTTGTAAAACCTTTGTCATTTCAATTACATGTTTTTGTTCAAACTTATCAAAAACTTGCAGTACTTGCGCTTCACCTTCTGATGTTAACTTCATTGTAACAACTCGGCGATCTTCACTATCACGTAATCGTTCCACAAGCCCTGCCTTTTCCAGTTTATCGCACATGGCCGTTACCGCACCAGGTGTCACACCGGCAAACTCTGCAATCTCTGTCGCCTTCATTCCGCCACTAATTTTTAATTGCACCAGCAAAACGATTTGACTTGGCGACAACTTTTCTCCTTTAGCAAGCATGTCCATAAACTGCCTCGATTTATATTGAATCTCTACAATTTCTTTCATCATTGTTTCCACATGTACCATTTAATCACTGCCTATTAAATATTTTAATAATTAAATTATATAACAAATAAAGGTTAAAAACAATTGAATAAAAAACTTCTAGCTTACTTAGAGACTCAACTTTCGCACACTGAATAAGCAGGTAAAGCCTGATGTATCTGGATAATCCTGCAAACTACTATTGCAGTTAAATTTAATTAGAATTTTCATCTTGTTGTATTATGAAGTTTGCAATGAATTTAACCACGATTGGCTGTAGTATTACAGCAACTAATCGGGCTTCTTGAAAAAATCCTAAAACATGTGTATCTTTTTCCGTTTTTCGTAATATATCAATCACTGATTATGTTTTCTATTATTAATGACACACCGATAATTGGCTCCTTCCCATTAGCTAATCCAATCGCATTCGGTTTGAACGGAGCTTCTGCGGACATGATCCATTAAACCAAGACGCTACCAAGGAATATTGGCTCAAACATACAATGCTATCATGCCCACCACTCCGTATAAAACCTCCCAGACTACGGCTATATCCATACCAAATAGCAGAGAGGTCGATAATCCCGAATTTTTGTACAGTTCCTATCCCCACAATAACAATAATGTATATTGTTACCTTATCTCCAGCCCTAAACCAACAACAGCAGAAGTATGAATTTTGGCGCGTTCGAGCTTTTTCGAGCTTCCTTATACAGCTGGCTCAGTGTGTAACTCTTTATCCTCATACTACATATAATAAACAGAGTGTATATTTTTTTGAGTATACTTGAAGAGGAGTCAGAAACGACTCATTTAATCACTCCTGAGAAAAGCAAACCAACTGTTAAAAAGCGTGTTTTTAATAAATAGCTGCAAAGTGAGTGCACCTTATCCAGGACGTTGAACATCGCTTCTGTTGACTTTTTCACACCCTACTTACGTAGCTTATAACCGATTCTACGCTTGTCAATAGCAGGATTAATCTCTTAAAAACGGTTCTTCCTTTTCTTGGAACTTAACAACGAAAAAGCCGATGGAATAAAAGTATTTCCGTCTGTCCAGCCAAGCATGAGCATACGAAAATTTCTGATATACCTGCAATGATAACTCCCTTCTTTACGAGATTAGTTTTAAACCGATAGCCGCTCCTAATACCATTGCTATAAAAACAATTCTTTTCCAGTTTTTTGATTCACCATATAAAACCATTCCTAATATCGCTCCGCCAGATGCACCAATACCTGTCCAAATTGCATATGCGGTTCCCATAGGCAATGTTTTCATTGCAAATGCAAGAAATAAAAAACTTGTTCCAAACCCCAAAATTAGGAGTGCCAACGATTGCCAATTACGATTTTTATGCAACGTATTTATCATTAAAACACCAAACATTTCAAATAAACCTGCAACAACCAAAGAAACCCATGCCATTATGTTTTATCTCCTTCCTTGACGTTGTCCTCGGTAACTAATTTCAAACCAACTACACCTGCCAATAAAATTAAAATCAATATAATTTTTGCTACTTTAAATGGTTCACCAAAAATTACTATATCCGAAAAAACAGTTCCCGCAGTACCCAGTCCTACAAAAACAGCATATACGGTTCCAACAGGAAGTTTCTTGCCAGCCATAATCATTAAATAGAAGCTAATAATTATAGCAATAACAGTCCCAATCCACTCCCAAAAGCTATCAGCATGTTTTAAGCCAATAACCCAAAAAACTTCAAAAAAAGCAGCAATAAATACTTTCATCCAGTCTTTATTCATTTAAGTGACACCTCCATTTTTTCACTCATAAAATCAAAAAAACCTAAGAAAAACTGTTTAACAGTTTCTCCCAGGCTTTTATCCCTCCGTGTCACAGCAAAGCTGTGAGTTTTCTCTTGGACCAGACCAACAACTTGTTGCGGAACCCTAGAAAACATTTGGTTTATAGAATTAATTTCGATTATACACATATACAAACATTTATTCAAGATTGAAGTATCGAAAAAGGAACAAGTGATATTGTTCAAAATCGACCACTGGGCTAAAAATATAGCTGTAAACAAAACATACCTTATCATTAAATTACGATTAAAATTATAGATATTATAACTACTGGTATTTTCAATCCTGCTGCTTTTTAGGAATTAAATCACAAGGATTACAACGAAATATACTACCATGGCAATCAAGCCAACTGGAATAGCAAAACGTGCGTATTGTAGACTTGTAATTTTAAGCTTTCCAGCAGCAATAATATTTGGAATATTCCCTGGTATGAGCATTCCTCCACTGACCAGTAGTCCAAGTAAAATATCCCTAATTGTCGTCTC is a genomic window of Virgibacillus proomii containing:
- a CDS encoding MarR family winged helix-turn-helix transcriptional regulator, yielding MVHVETMMKEIVEIQYKSRQFMDMLAKGEKLSPSQIVLLVQLKISGGMKATEIAEFAGVTPGAVTAMCDKLEKAGLVERLRDSEDRRVVTMKLTSEGEAQVLQVFDKFEQKHVIEMTKVLQQVNELMSRILL
- a CDS encoding DMT family transporter; the protein is MAWVSLVVAGLFEMFGVLMINTLHKNRNWQSLALLILGFGTSFLFLAFAMKTLPMGTAYAIWTGIGASGGAILGMVLYGESKNWKRIVFIAMVLGAAIGLKLIS
- a CDS encoding DMT family transporter, whose translation is MNKDWMKVFIAAFFEVFWVIGLKHADSFWEWIGTVIAIIISFYLMIMAGKKLPVGTVYAVFVGLGTAGTVFSDIVIFGEPFKVAKIILILILLAGVVGLKLVTEDNVKEGDKT
- a CDS encoding cytochrome P450; translated protein: MENIREIPLEEGVDNTLSLIREGYMYILNRRKSFNSDIFATRLLGKKAICMGGKEAAKIFYDAEKFKRKGAAPNRAVQTLFGKNGVQMLDGNDHKQRKEMFMSIMSSSRLDNLIDIAKRQWEIAMGNWEQMDEVILYNEVREMLCKIACEWAGVPVQENEVKELAQDLGAMFESPAAIGPNHWRGRNSRNRVEKWAAELINKVRNGNVKIPEHTALHTFSWHRDIAGNLLDANIAAVEVLNILRPIVAIAIYINFLALAIHHYPEERKKLISENEENYADMFVQEVRRFYPFFPFVAARVKNDFTWNGYKFEKDTLTLLDLYGTNHDAEIWENPEKFQPNRFAKRETNPFDFIPQGGGGYFMGHRCAGEWVTIEVMKVSLDYLAKRMNYDVPNQDLSYSLVRMPSIPQSKVILKSVKRKM
- a CDS encoding LysR family transcriptional regulator, translated to MNIEKIKYFIDLVECRSFTETAKKNYVSQTTISQQVASLEKEFDMQLIDRKQIPIEPTQAGSIFYEEAIVLWKQYNHMQAQMKNYQQCHTQLLSIEYSALTDIQVLLRFITSFKELNPTINLKLNKVLLKDISEFLRKGIYDAAIAVDSEFKEKEDILTHTLYRGRYCAVVGNQHTLFHNKTISKEELYKYPLIMLNSTAIGTSYYLMIQNAIKDGYEPNILQMVDDVETELFYIVTENLIGFLPDNYSLAYPKDEVRLIPLKDSHHTFNIEIGYLKDNPNPSLQRFLRQIQDSFPQ
- a CDS encoding NmrA family NAD(P)-binding protein gives rise to the protein MGKLLLTGIDGNLGKQAADYLLELVDKDKIIFCSYNPTALKKYEEQGIETHVTNFNKMDGLVDAFTGADKLALISMPFVGLKRQRAHKNVIDAAKKAGVKQIIYTSLVNAADESNPSIEKIDHIYTEEYIKRIGLDYIFLRNSQYAEAMITNYFTYVKGDGVLKNSQGDGKMAYISREDCAKAVAFSIASNEYQEAILNINGPERMTISEFITIGNRVTGNHVTYEEITDEENYAIFDAMGVPRTTDGEFKEDSEAPFSSEGMVTFAQAIRLGKMDVFTDDFKKLTGQDPLTVKYMFEHANQFQIGSRHSKDN